GCTTCTCAAACAGCCCCTTCTGACAAAGAAGTTATCTCTTACCCACTCACTCCCAGGGAGAGAAGGTCATAGACATCTCTGGTTGAAATCCTAATGCTTCAGTCTGAAGTGAGCTGGTCACTCACTCCTTCTGTTACCCAAGACAGCATCTAAGAATCTTACCTCATAGTCTTTTCTTGGAAGGatctcatcctcctcctcctgtgtTTCTCCAAGGATGGTCTAGAAAAACAAATCCAGACAAGGGAGACCCTTTCAATGGTTTTAAAAGTGGAAataggtgagggtggaatgtttcgaaagaacagcatgtataatatctatggtgaaacagatcaccagcccaggtgggatgcatgagacaagtgctcgggcctgatgcactgggaagacccagagaaatcgggtggagagggaggtgggaggggggatcgggatggggaatacgtgtaaatctataggtgattcatatcaatgtatgacaaaacccactgaaatgttgtgaagtaattagcctccaactaattaaaaaaaaaaaaaagtggaaagaggCAGAAGTATTTACTGAAACCAGCTACTAATTTCTAAATCCTCTGTATCCATTATCATCAAATAGGAACacctaaaacaaagaaacaaacaaaaaaaaccatttTGGGATGGGGGTGATGTGGCGAGGGTATATACAGTCATCAGCTGAACTCTTCATTCCTACCATACATTCTTCAAATCACCACTCATCTTCAGGACACTTCAAAGATGTCACCTGCCAGCTTAAGGGGGAAAGACTTCAGGTTCCTTCTGACAACACGTGGAGTCTTACATCAGGAGAGACTTGTCAACTCTGAGGACACAACTCAAGTTTTCCCAGGGTGCTTTGCAGAGGGAAGCTGGATTATCAGTGACCCAGAAAGGGTGAAGGATACAGTGACAAAGCGCTGGAAAAACTAAGCCAGCGGCATGATATGTAAAGTCCAGTGACGGGGCTCATTCTGAAATGCTCGTTTCATTCAAAACTCCTTTTAAGTGGAAACTAAAAAATTAATGTGTATGAGATTGACTGGAGCTGGCCTATATCTTCCCTCAGATTCCAGGGAGGTCTTATGAGAAAAGACCCCAGACTTGGGCATGTGAGGCCCGGCAGATGCTTCAAGAGACCGGGCTGCGGAGCCCAGGCCCCACCCGCGGCCACCTGCGGGCCTAGCTCGACCCGGCCCCACCCCCGGCAACGCCTCTCGCAGTCCCTTAGCaaccgccccctccccagcccgacTCCACCCGCTCCTTACCAGCTCCTCCGGCGTGCGGGTCTCACGGTCAccgcagcagcagcaccacctgcagcagcagcacaggGACCCCCTGCATCCCGCCATCTTCCTCCTTTACTGCCACTCTGGACCCCTCTgccaacccccctcccacccaggatCCGAGCCTCACGTGACTGGTCCCGGGAGTGTCACGTGGCCCTCTCGAGCTTGAGGATGGAGACGGGGAGTGGCTGCAGACGGGTGGGGCGAGGGCTCGCGTCACATGACGGCGGAGGGCCGGCTTCCAACGAGACTTCTGGGCGCGGCCATGTTGGGGGCGGGGCTTCCGAGCGTCCGCGAGGGCGGTTTCCGTCCTCTGCTCCCGCCTCCCTTAGCAACCTGACATCCGCGCCTCGCCTCCTCCCgagccccgccccctccgccGGACACTCACTAGCCGCCACACAGCTGCGGAGGCCGCGAGCTCTGAGTCATCCGTGACCGGAGGGTGAGTGACGGCGAGGCGTACGTCGCCTGCGGGCGAGACCCGGGCCTTGGGGGCCACCCACCCAGGGGCGGGCtcttgcggggggtggggggcggggagcggtGGAGGCTGGCCAGCCCTTTCTGCGCGCGCGTCCTCGGTGAGACTAAAGTAGCCCCCACTGACTGCCCTGCGACCCCCCCCAACCCTGGAGCAGAGACTCAGTTTCGGCCCCAAGCCTGGACGGAGGGACTTCAGGGCTGAGGCGGCTCTGAGGTGGGGTGGTGACCCAGTGCCCTGGGACCGGACTTGGGTCTTGGTTTCCGCCCCTGCACGTGACCCAGTGACCCGGTGATTCTGTTCGCAGCGCGCCAGAGCGGCTGAACATCTTGAGAAGAGCCGAGGGCCTCTGGCACTGCTTTCCCCGACGCCACTGCATCGGGCTGCACACAAGTGCCCACCTGGACCCCTCTAAGAGTGACGGGCTCCAGTATTTGCCCACTGTTCCAGGTGCCTGGCACCGATTAAGTAAGTGCTCATCAAAtggcagaggggcttcccaggtggctgagaggtaaaggatccgcctgccagtgcaggagaggcaggagacaccaGTGCCACCCCTGGGTCCCGAAGATCCTCTAGGAAAGAAAAGGACAACTCAATCCTGTATTCTtatttgggaaatcccatggacaggggagcctggcaggctacatggagtcacaaaaagtcgtaaacactgagtgactgagcacacacatccaTTGGTGGAGGGTTGTTTTGAGAACGGTGTGACAGTGCCTGGCCTGTTGGTGCCCAGTGAGTGCCGGTTGTTATTACCGGATGCCAGGCATTGGGATACCATAGGCAGAATACTTGGCCCTGGTCTCAGGGAACTGGGAAGAAGAGAGATAAACATGTGAATCCCCAGCTTCAACAGGGTCCTTTGGGGTCCTAGCTTAAAATGGATTAAGTGGTAGCACGTGAAAAAATGCTGAAACAAGTTTAGTGCCTGGTCAGAGCTAGGACGTCTTCATGAACAGACGAAGGAGCAGTTAGTTTGTAGGCAGTTCAGCCTCTTCTCCTGCTCCTGTTTTGCTCCAACAGATGATTAACAATGCACTCCCTTCTTTTCAGAGGAGAGGCCATACTTGGCTGATCTTGACACACTCCCCTTTCTTACACTTCGTGTTCATCCCTTACGGAGAAACTGGAGCTTTAGGTCAGAATCAAAATGGGCATCCCTCAGGATGGAAAGCACAGTCTGGAGTCAACTCCTTGACCCTGGATGTACCAAGGAGACTTGTGTATGTTTTAGGGTAGAGAAGCATTGGATTTCATCAGTTTCTCATGAGTGTAGGACCCCAAACTAGTTAAGAACATGGGCTTGGCAGTAGGCATTCCCTGAAACACATGATCTTGGCCTGGTTGTTCCTCTAATGTTTCGCGTTGCCACACACTGGATACTCTTGCGGTGCATGAGTAGTGTGTCCCATGTTCCCCACCAAACTGCCCCGTGGCCCTGTGCCCTCTGTCAGCCTGGCCTGCCTGTGATTGCCATGGTTCACGGCTTCAGCTGTGGTGGCTGTGCAGTTTCTTGAACTGACCTCACTGATGTGTGTAAGGACAACAGCTTGAAAGACATGCACAGGCTGGACAGTCTTTGTTCCAAGTTGGACATAAATCCATGGCCTTACAGAACTTGGATCTGGCTACTTTTGGAACCCAGCCAATGTCAACTTCTAACCCATGACATGGTCTTGTTGGAGAATCACAAACTTAGAAATCTGGCAGATTCGTCAAGCCCCAAGCCCTTCCATCTTGCGTGCACACAAACTGTTCCCAGTCCCAGGAGATGTTTCCAGGGCCGAACTGTTCCTTCTTTGGCGAGTGATCCAGTCGCCCTGAACATCTGTTGACCTCATCTCCACCTAAACGCTGCGGTTAGCAGCCCCACGTCCCCCTCCTCCTATCCATCTTCAACCACTTTAGTGCCTCAGCCCTCCCTCTCGCCTGGAAGCCTTGCGCCCGCCCCCTCGCGCTGGCCCCAGCTACAGCTTTAAGCTCTTCCTTTGTCATGGCTCCGCCCACTCAGGCACACCCGCTGGGGAAGGTTCTTCGTTTCTCAGGAACTCTGAGGTCCGGGGTCTGAGTTTACCCCGGGCGGAGATGGACCGTCCAAAACCCAACGTCTTCCCAGCGGGGCACTGCTGCCCCTCCCTGGGAATGCGAGCCTCGGAGGCTGGCAGCAGAAGGTTCTCAGTGCCACCCTCCATCAGGTAGCGGTCACAGAGGACCCAGGGGCTGAAGAGCATGTGCCGGGTGGGGGCTGACGTCCCTGGAGTCAGGCAGCAGCGGAGGGCCAAGCTTGGAGCGAGGCAGCACAGACAGCCCTTACTGCGGAGTCGCTGGGTGGGGGCTTTGTCACCCAGACCCTCACCGGCCGCCTTCCTGCGTGAAAACGCAGCATCCCTCACCTGACCCTGCCACGCTGGGGCTCGGCCGCCTGCCCCGCCGTCTCACGCCCCATGCCCTCGCCCTCGCCCCCGCCCCCGTGCAGCAGGAACTCTGCCATGGTGAACGAACCCAGAGGGAACGGAGGCCCAGGCCCCCGCCTGGagggcagcagcagcggcagcgaGAGCTCCAAGGACAGTTCAAGGTGCTCCACGCCGGGGTTGGACCCCGAGCGATGCGAGAGACTCCGGGAGAAGATGAAGCGGAGGATGGACTCTGGTGACAAGTGGTTCTCCCTAGAGTTCTTCCCTCCCCGAACTGCCCAGGGCGCTGTCAATCTCATCTCCAGGTGAGTTGGTGTAAGATAAGGAGTACAGACTGGGGAGTGGAGGCAGGGTGAATAGGTGAACTGTCTGACCTGCGGCTGGGCTGCACTTTGACCCAGCGGAGAAAAGGTAGCTCCAAGGGCTGGAATGAAGCCAAGCCAGGAGAGATGCTTTGGTATGCCACTAGCCACTTCCTGGTCTGTAAAACTCTCTCCAGGCACGTGTAATTTTTATTCACAGTCTTCCGTTAGTTAAGAATGTTCATTCTCCCAGACAGCATTCTTTGATGGAGTTTGTGGCTAGATCATGAGTAGAGtttagaaagttaaaaaacagCGGCTTGGAGAACATTTTTAGCAAGTTTGGCATTTGGGATTATGCCCTTGAAATCGAGAAATGCCAACTGGATTGCATTAGCGCTTTATGAATcgcagttctttttttaaagtttatgctTTGTATTGCTTGCACTTATGTGTCATTCCCAAGGTTGTGAAATTTGAAGACACAAAAATGTGCAAATGCGCCACAGCTtataatgggcttccttggtggttcagatggtagagaatctgcctccaatgcaggagatctgggttcgatcctggggtcaggaagatcctctggagaagggaatggctacccactccagtattcttgcctggagaattccatgaacagaggagcctggcgggctacagttcatggggtcaaaaagagttggacacaactgagcgactaacactttctctttttcacaacttttataaCACAGCATCCATGTGGCTCTTGATACCAGTCCTGGTAATGTGGACGTGCTCTGCAGGACTCTTGGCTGCTGCCAGGACCGGGCAGTGTTGGGGGCTGGGGAGTGGTGGAGGCGGGCAGCATGGAAGAAACTTGTGTCTGCTGACCCTCTTTTCCCTTAGAATAAGGCCCTGCTTGCCACTCTGAGGAGTGCCCTGAACCCTTATCCATCAAAATGTCTTAATTCACCTGAGATGGTAAATATGCGAGCACTTTGAAAAGTCCAAAGTGCTGCTCTCACAGAAAATGGCTTTATTGTTGTTATCTTTGCAATAAGAGTAATCATAATAGCATTGATTATGCATAATAGCATAATAGCATTGATTGCTTGTTCACTGCGTACCCGGCACTGTTCTTGAGTCGTGGGGCCATCTGTCATGATATCCTCAGAGTGTTATTAAGAAGTAGGCACTGTCCCCTGCCACATTgtagaaatgagaaaactgaggcacagagagtttaagtaattCTCCCAAGATCGCACAGTTGGTGAGTAGCAGAGCCAGGATGTGAATGCAGGTCAGTCTGATGCCAACCTGCAGGTGAGGCTTCTCTAAGTCCAAGACCCCATGGGAAGGTGGTGACGGGTGGTGCACCCCGAGGAGCCCTTCCTCAGAAAAAATTCCCTACAGGTTTGACCGGATGGGAGCGGGTGGCCCCCTCTTTGTAGACGTGACCTGGCACCCAGCCGGGGATCCTGGCTCCGACAAGGAGACCTCATCCATGGTGATTGCCAGCACCGCCGTGAACTACTGTGGCCTTGAGACCATCCTGCACATGACCTGCTGTCATCAGAGCCGGGAGGAGATCACAGGCCACCTGCACAAAGCCAAGCAGCTGGGCCTGAAGAACATCCTGGCGCTGAGGGGAGGTGTGGAGCCAGCAGCCTGCTCTCTGGGGTCTTGCTTTCTGGAGGACCTCTTCTGTCCCTGCAGtggtccttttcttttctctgggtCCCATCCCTGCCAGGAGCATCAGTAGGTGGTATGGGTCAAGAGGACCATGGGCGACACACGGAGCCACTTTTTGATCTCTTGACCTCTCAGTAGGAATTCAGTCAGGACCGCAGCCGGTGCCTGATAACCCTCTGTTGTGATGTATACCACTGAATCGATCCCTTCCTGCTCCCGGCTTTTGACCCAGTCACAGAGTTCAGCTCTGACCTGGGTCCCAGGAGTGAGAGTAGCTGGTTATGCCTCTGGCCGGGCTGTCATTGGGGGACACAAGTGTGGGAAGCAGCAGTCTGCTGGGCGGGCCCTTGTGGCCTCTTGCTCCCTATCCCCAAAGACCACGTTTCACCTGAGATGAGTAGAAGCTTCTCCCAGGAGGCAAGGGTTCCCAGGGAGTGGAAGAGTGAGCAGTGGGCTTGGGTGAGGTGCCTGGACACACCCATGTGTGAGCAGGTGGGGGCGATTTCGGATGCTCCGGGCTGAATGCCGAGCGGCAGCTGTTTTCTGCCAGCTGCTGCCCACATCTGTGCCTGGTGACTGCTGGCTTGGCTGCTGCTGTCGCTCCCACTGTTTACCAAGTGCTACAATGGAAAGCTCAGACACCAACTTAAGTAATAGGAAGGCTCTGCCTTCGAGATTCTGTTGGCCCTGGGTGTGGGCGTGGGGAGAAGGAACAGAGAAATTCCTGAAAGTGGGGTGAGACCCAGCACTGTGACCTCCAACCCTGCAGACCCCATAGGTGACcagtgggaagaggaggaaggaggcttCAACTATGCTACGGACTTGGTGAAGCACATCCGAAACGAGTTTGGTGACTACTTTGACGTCTGTGTGGcaggtgaggggctggggtgTCTCAGTGGGTGGGGcctgagagaggaaggaaggagaggcatAGATGAGGACCTCAAAAGGTTCAGTGCACCACGGGGGCCTGCCTGCACCGTTGGGAGAGGCCTGTGCTGTGATGGAATGGAGTGATGGAGGTGCAGAGGTGAGTTGGACAGACCACATcttctgccttttcctcctcctctcataCACCATGCTCCTGGGAGTGTCACcatcccttaattttttttttctagttttattttttgaaaacatttatttatttttggctgtgctggttcttcattgctacacgagggctttctctagctgcggtgagtggtgcctactctctagttgcggtgctcaggcttcacactgcagtggcttctctcgttggggagcgtgggctctagcgcatgagggctcagtagctgcagcacacaggcttcgttgccctacagcatgtgggatcttcccagaccagggattgaacctgtgtcccctgcattggcaggcagattcttaaccactggaccaccagggaagtcctctgtccatttttaaaatgtaacattgCTCAGATGTTTTGATGCAGAGcagcttttcttttcattttgaatttggaAGTACTATACAACTGAATACAATGGAATGAAAAGTACCAATGCTGAACTTGTGATTCTCTGTTCGTGTAGCATAAACCAGTGTCGTATGGCCGGGGCTCCTCTGTTCTTAGACCTGTGCCCACCGTTGGgacccccttcctctccccttcctcttcaACTCCTGGTGGCCAAAATCTAACCACCCAGACTTCCAAGGAAGATATGTATGTGTTCTTGACGTGATGAAAAAAGGATGTTACATTTGCATATGAAAGGGAAAAGGGTCACATTATTTTTAACTGTATTAGGGAGGTGTGAACAGTTTCAAAGTGAGGTTTTAGTTACTGAAGGTGAACGCGAATCAGAACCCATgatttccccccaccccatatCCCTTCATACTGTAAAgttttgttcctctgccttttcttgctATTAGCCTGTTCCCCAGCTCTATTCCTCTTCAAACACAAGAGATATATTTATTAAGATTCCGAGGGCAGGGAATCTCAGAATAAGGTCAGGAAATGGCATCAGACCTCACTAAGCCCTGGAATCCACAGCCCTCCCTCATTCTCCCTGGGGCCACAGAGCCCCATCTCTGCCTTCCACTGCTCCATGCTTCATCCAATAGATCTAATATGTACACTTTCCTTGTCTCTGATATGTATGGTACACACGTGACCCACTGCTTGCTCCTGAGTGTAGCCAAGATGGACCTACAGGCCTCAGTGATAAATCCAGATCTCAGGAGAGAGAACTCTAGTTTCAACTCTAGTTTCTTTAGCTACAGCTGGGAGGTGAGGTTAACCTGCTAGAAAGAGAGGGCGTGGCCTTCCCTCTTGCCTGCACTGCTGGGGGCTGGGCCTTAAGCTTCTCGAATAGGGGCTTAAGTATGATGAGGCAGTGTGTGCCAGACACACCGGAAGTCCAGGGATTCATTTGATGCATCATCTTGGCGTGatgattttttcaaatattttggagaaaattaTATCACTCTTACTAAAACGAACCCAGCTATGTTATGCAGTAGAACATGGGAGTgacctggattttaaaaagtaagccaTGTGACTTCAAGGAAATTACTTCTTGTGGGGGCTTTGGGCTGTGTCCTCAGGCCCCCAGTGTACAGGTCCACTGTTCTCAGTGTTCAGAATAGGTGTTGAGGTAGATGAGAGTGGGAGGCCCTGATGAGGAAGTGGGAATTCAAGTGTCCTTGCTCACGGGGCCACAAGACAGTCGGTTGATTGGGGAATGTGCCCACGTGCAATGAGCATTGGATGGTCACAAGTTAAAACCAGCAGAGCTGTGAGCGTACCATTGCCGAGCAGTTTGGTGCCTTGCTCGTGGTGAAGTGGATGAAAAAGCAGACGGGTGCGTTAGAAAGCACCCGGCTGGCCACCGTAGAATAAGAATGTAGCAAAACCTGAACATCGGCAACTGCTGGATCTGTTGGGTGCTGTTGAGGTTTTCTAGAGTTTCGGCTGTTAAAACCTCTGTTTCTGAAATTCCTGCTGGAAAAATAGCCTTGTTATTGAAAGTGTAACAGTCTGGTGTTTAATCCTCCCACCCCCTTGTCCCTGAAACAGTAGTTCTTCTATCCATTTTTGATGACTCGGGCTTTCTTAAGAATGAAACTGCCTTGTCACAGCAAAGCAGCCAGGCTGTCCAACAGCATGGGTTCAGGTCTTTCACTTCCTGCCTTAGGGTCCTGCCCTGGCCTCAGGCTGAGGAAGCCAGTGCTCTGCTTGTAGTTCATTAGGTCCTCCGGTCTTTCAGTGCAGGCAGAGCCACTAGTGAGTTTAGTCCTTTAGGgaaatggggtggggtggggtgaggtgtaCCATTCCTGGAGCTAGAGGTGCCTTGGGGAGGTCTGGCCCCGCCTCCCAGACATCCCTACCATCCCAGCATGTGGACATCCATGCCCCACCCCATGTTTTCACACTCTGGGAGTTTGTTCTTTTGTGGGGCTGCTCTTTCCACTGTCAGGCGGAACCATCAGAAGCAGCACAGAATATGGCGAATAAGGAACTAAGGTCACTCTGTTTTCTTGGTGACAGACCTATGGGCATTTAGGAATAATTACCATGTTCTCTCCATTCTTTTCTTCAAGCAGAACCTCTACACTCTCTTCACTTCTTCCTTGTGTAACGTGGTTCTGGCTGTACTGTCTGGCACCACTGAGTGATTTTGATGTGAAATTAAAAGCACTGTTTTCATCCAGTACCTAGAGTCAAGCCCATCCTCCCAAGCTGCCCAGCCAGTGTGAATGtagcattttctcttttctgtggcCACCAAGTCCAGGTCAACTTGGCCTGACTAATTGCACGGACCATGAAGCAGGACAGTGTGGGGATTTGAGGGCAGTCCACCCCCACtcttgtgggggggggggtgctgacTGTAAGCCAGCTCTCCCCGAGGGTCACCTTCGGGGCGAGGGGCCCATCTAAGCAGTGCGGCCATCACCACTTCAGCCTGTCCGTGCTGAGAGGCTAGAAGGTATAGGTCCGGAGCTGTCCATTGCCGGCTCTCTGGTTTCTTCATCACTCACCTTGAGCGGGTGGAGCCAGCCTCTTTCTACGGTATCCCTGTTGGCAGGTTACCCCAAAGGCCACCCTGAAGCAGAGAGCTTTGAGGCTGATCTGAAGCACCTGAAGGAGAAGGTGGCTGCGGGAGCCGACTTCATCATCACCCAGTTGTTCTTTGAGGCTGACACGTTCTTCCACTTTGTGAAGGCTTGCTCCGAAATAGGCATTACCTGCCCCATCCTCCCTGGCATCTTCCCTATTCAGGTGAGGGTCCCAGGAGTGCTAATGGACTCCCACCACCGCCCCTGCTCATGCTAGCACTTCCGCCTTAGCCAGGGCCCTGGGGTGAAGTGCCAAGTTCAGGCTCAAGTTCTTTCTGATTCTCATTAGATTTTCATTAGACAGATGCTCAGTCTTTGCAAAGTGCTGTCTTGCCAGCTACTTCAGACCCCTGATGTCTTCTCAAATAGCAGTAGTACCTGTTGGAGGGGCTTGTTGATAAGTGTCACTGAAAGGGGTTATTACTTTCATTATAAATTTTGGTTAATGGTTTCCAAACTTCACTGTCACCAGAATCATTTAATGAGCTTTTTCAAAGGTTAGATTTCCAGACCCCGTACCTTGAAGTTCTGGTTCAGTAGATCTGAGGTGGGGCCTGGGAATCtgtccattatttcttttttttttttgtccattatTTCTTAAATGTGGTGGACGATTCTGGTGATGGGTGAGGCTTGGGAACCACTGGCTTAGATGACCACCGTGCTATCAATAGATACATCTAGGGGCCAAAGGGCTGCCTCAGGCCTGTGGCTGAGATGCTATaaagtatgaaagtgttagtcggtcagtcatgtctgcctctttgtgaccccatgaactgtagcccatccagctcctctgtccatggcattctccaggcaagaatactggagtgggttgccattcccttctccaggggatcttcccaaccccgggatcgaatctgggtctccctcatcgcaggcagattctttaccatctgagccaccagggaagcccaagggatgTTGTAGACAGCTGCCCTAATCTGCAGAGTAGAAAAAGCTGGAGTAGGCAAGGGTGCTTGCACTGCATGGCCTGACTGTCCTGCATGGCCTGACTGTCCTGTGTCACCCTGTGCACTACAGGGGCCAGGAGACCCGGTGGGGGGATGAGTGTGTGGGGTGAGAGACGGGCTGGGAGATGGCACCTGCAGCCCCCCATGTCTTGGGCAGGGCTACCACTCCCTCCGGCAGCTGGTGAAGCTATCCAAACTGGAGGTGCCACAGCAGATCAAGGACGTGATCGAGCCCATCAAAGACAACGACGCTGCCATCCGCAACTACGGCATCGAGCAGGCCGTGAGCCTGTGCCAGGAGCTGCTGGCCAGCGGCTTGGTGCCAGGCCTCCACTTCTACACCCTCAACCGCGAGGTGGCCACCATCGAGGTGCTGAAGCGCCTGGGGCTTTGGATCGAGGACCCCAGGTGAGGCCAGAGGCCCCGAATTCAGGCCTGGGAGCCCCAGAGGAGAGTCGGGTGGGTCAGGAAGTCAGAAGTCACAGAATGTGCGCACCCTAGCTGTGCCAGCCGCCACGGGGCACAGAGGGTTGTGCAGTGTCTAGTGTCAGAGCTCCAGTCTCAGCCAGAACTACCTGTCCAGCTTGATGTTTGAGTTCAATGGAAGAACGTGGGCTCAgtgctgcctccctccctccctctgtccagTCCTTGACTCTTTCTGTCTACGTTCTCACACAGGCGtcccctgccctgggccctcAGCGCCCACCCCAAGCGCCGGGAGGAGGATGTCCGGCCCATCTTCTG
The genomic region above belongs to Cervus elaphus chromosome 14, mCerEla1.1, whole genome shotgun sequence and contains:
- the MTHFR gene encoding methylenetetrahydrofolate reductase isoform X1, which encodes MDRPKPNVFPAGHCCPSLGMRASEAGSRRFSVPPSISRNSAMVNEPRGNGGPGPRLEGSSSGSESSKDSSRCSTPGLDPERCERLREKMKRRMDSGDKWFSLEFFPPRTAQGAVNLISRFDRMGAGGPLFVDVTWHPAGDPGSDKETSSMVIASTAVNYCGLETILHMTCCHQSREEITGHLHKAKQLGLKNILALRGDPIGDQWEEEEGGFNYATDLVKHIRNEFGDYFDVCVAGYPKGHPEAESFEADLKHLKEKVAAGADFIITQLFFEADTFFHFVKACSEIGITCPILPGIFPIQGYHSLRQLVKLSKLEVPQQIKDVIEPIKDNDAAIRNYGIEQAVSLCQELLASGLVPGLHFYTLNREVATIEVLKRLGLWIEDPRRPLPWALSAHPKRREEDVRPIFWASRPKSYIYRTQEWDEFPNGRWGNSSSPAFGELKDYYLFYLKSKSPKEELLKMWGAELTSEESVFQVFAHYLSGEPNQNGYKVTCLPWNDEPLAAETSLMKEELLRVNRRGILTINSQPNINGKPSSDPIVGWGPSGGYVFQKAYLEFFTSRETVEALLQVLKKYELRVNYHIVDVKGENITNAPELQPNAVTWGIFPGREIIQPTVVDPVSFMFWKDEAFALWIEQWGKLYEEESPSRMIIQYIHDNYFLVNLVDNEFPLDNCLWQVVEDTFELLSRPPQDERETEAP
- the MTHFR gene encoding methylenetetrahydrofolate reductase isoform X2, whose product is MDRPKPNVFPAGHCCPSLGMRASEAGSRRFSVPPSIRNSAMVNEPRGNGGPGPRLEGSSSGSESSKDSSRCSTPGLDPERCERLREKMKRRMDSGDKWFSLEFFPPRTAQGAVNLISRFDRMGAGGPLFVDVTWHPAGDPGSDKETSSMVIASTAVNYCGLETILHMTCCHQSREEITGHLHKAKQLGLKNILALRGDPIGDQWEEEEGGFNYATDLVKHIRNEFGDYFDVCVAGYPKGHPEAESFEADLKHLKEKVAAGADFIITQLFFEADTFFHFVKACSEIGITCPILPGIFPIQGYHSLRQLVKLSKLEVPQQIKDVIEPIKDNDAAIRNYGIEQAVSLCQELLASGLVPGLHFYTLNREVATIEVLKRLGLWIEDPRRPLPWALSAHPKRREEDVRPIFWASRPKSYIYRTQEWDEFPNGRWGNSSSPAFGELKDYYLFYLKSKSPKEELLKMWGAELTSEESVFQVFAHYLSGEPNQNGYKVTCLPWNDEPLAAETSLMKEELLRVNRRGILTINSQPNINGKPSSDPIVGWGPSGGYVFQKAYLEFFTSRETVEALLQVLKKYELRVNYHIVDVKGENITNAPELQPNAVTWGIFPGREIIQPTVVDPVSFMFWKDEAFALWIEQWGKLYEEESPSRMIIQYIHDNYFLVNLVDNEFPLDNCLWQVVEDTFELLSRPPQDERETEAP
- the MTHFR gene encoding methylenetetrahydrofolate reductase isoform X3 — its product is MVNEPRGNGGPGPRLEGSSSGSESSKDSSRCSTPGLDPERCERLREKMKRRMDSGDKWFSLEFFPPRTAQGAVNLISRFDRMGAGGPLFVDVTWHPAGDPGSDKETSSMVIASTAVNYCGLETILHMTCCHQSREEITGHLHKAKQLGLKNILALRGDPIGDQWEEEEGGFNYATDLVKHIRNEFGDYFDVCVAGYPKGHPEAESFEADLKHLKEKVAAGADFIITQLFFEADTFFHFVKACSEIGITCPILPGIFPIQGYHSLRQLVKLSKLEVPQQIKDVIEPIKDNDAAIRNYGIEQAVSLCQELLASGLVPGLHFYTLNREVATIEVLKRLGLWIEDPRRPLPWALSAHPKRREEDVRPIFWASRPKSYIYRTQEWDEFPNGRWGNSSSPAFGELKDYYLFYLKSKSPKEELLKMWGAELTSEESVFQVFAHYLSGEPNQNGYKVTCLPWNDEPLAAETSLMKEELLRVNRRGILTINSQPNINGKPSSDPIVGWGPSGGYVFQKAYLEFFTSRETVEALLQVLKKYELRVNYHIVDVKGENITNAPELQPNAVTWGIFPGREIIQPTVVDPVSFMFWKDEAFALWIEQWGKLYEEESPSRMIIQYIHDNYFLVNLVDNEFPLDNCLWQVVEDTFELLSRPPQDERETEAP
- the MTHFR gene encoding methylenetetrahydrofolate reductase isoform X4 → MDRPKPNVFPAGHCCPSLGMRASEAGSRRFSVPPSISRNSAMVNEPRGNGGPGPRLEGSSSGSESSKDSSRCSTPGLDPERCERLREKMKRRMDSGDKWFSLEFFPPRTAQGAVNLISRFDRMGAGGPLFVDVTWHPAGDPGSDKETSSMVIASTAVNYCGLETILHMTCCHQSREEITGHLHKAKQLGLKNILALRGDPIGDQWEEEEGGFNYATDLVKHIRNEFGDYFDVCVAGYPKGHPEAESFEADLKHLKEKVAAGADFIITQLFFEADTFFHFVKACSEIGITCPILPGIFPIQGYHSLRQLVKLSKLEVPQQIKDVIEPIKDNDAAIRNYGIEQAVSLCQELLASGLVPGLHFYTLNREVATIEVLKRLGLWIEDPRRPLPWALSAHPKRREEDVRPIFWASRPKSYIYRTQEWDEFPNGRWGNSSSPAFGELKDYYLFYLKSKSPKEELLKMWGAELTSEESVFQVFAHYLSGEPNQNGYKVTCLPWNDEPLAAETSLMKEELLRVNRRGILTINSQPNINGKPSSDPIVGWGPSGGYVFQKAYLEFFTSRETVEALLQVLKKYELRVNYHIVDVKGENITNAPELQPNAVTWGIFPGREIIQPTVVDPVSFMFWKPWPPPSDTMMAARLV